In Leptospira bourretii, a genomic segment contains:
- a CDS encoding transglycosylase domain-containing protein, translating to MSAPSPKYLCPHCQKASRLPEPIPKEGKFQLTCAHCSEKVILSFTDYRFEILQVVSKEPSVSNAAQSYQPFKIPTPSISKSNSLKEKLEPKSKPFWERKVVFEREPEERKFKPKPLKQRIASGKAKQSTPSFWKITFVFTSICLFLMILGFSYFVAGVLSTKKEVPLYLESLSKNIPTKILDRNGQMVSEIFQKRTSTLRLQDYPEDMISILLNIEDQKFFFHGGIDYSAILRAFFKNIVNLSYKQGASTITQQLARIILDDRRKSLNRKWREAQLAFALESVLTKEQILEMYMNHVYLGHGAFGFGEGIKFYFQKNPMELSKEEMVLLASLPSAPNKYSPLKNPEDSYTRVRAILQMFRNRGIYPNLDREKFVSFYHNLSTRSPNETVFGSRQDIAPYVTEHVRGILSSLEGDKNIYESGGYTVETTLDRGAQELIGPIVREYLSRNRKSGKIQKKRVRVKPESPLDLAFRQKMEEVSILNELVWNTDSLESEKDTSAVQAAIVGIQPNTGQVLFLHGGEEFNSQNQFNRATQMRRQTGSSIKAVLYASAIDAGVIQSGTRILDAPLYYRGGGGKEWAPENLGGSFDGEISLRTALVKSKNTAAVQVAERLGTAGIERYFTKYFFPNDAEKKNRYRGDLSLALGTLEISPLEMASAFTGFVNQGTVKRPYLIQRIKNAKGVVLYEVGGTDEFKLKLPPERQVIRPDTAEVMVSLLRDSGRASGVRNGGYAGDLIGKTGTTNDYKDAWFVGARPDLALAVWVGYDNPKFGMGPSGLGGAVAAPLWGEIVSSIDKKNIIPKIQFSQPVYAKPYKICSLTGKQAGANCPVANELYLSDYPPEGICTEDHKATHSENKDLMKGLY from the coding sequence ATGTCGGCACCTTCTCCCAAATACCTTTGTCCACATTGCCAAAAGGCATCTCGATTGCCAGAACCAATCCCAAAAGAAGGTAAGTTTCAGCTAACATGCGCTCATTGTAGCGAAAAAGTAATTCTCAGTTTTACGGATTATCGTTTCGAAATTTTGCAAGTGGTTTCGAAGGAACCTTCGGTTTCTAATGCGGCTCAATCCTACCAACCATTCAAAATTCCAACTCCATCCATTTCCAAATCAAATTCTTTAAAAGAAAAATTAGAACCAAAATCAAAACCTTTTTGGGAACGAAAAGTGGTTTTTGAAAGAGAACCGGAAGAACGTAAGTTCAAACCAAAACCATTGAAACAAAGGATCGCCTCGGGAAAAGCGAAACAATCGACTCCTTCTTTTTGGAAAATCACTTTTGTCTTCACCTCAATTTGTCTTTTTTTAATGATCCTTGGTTTTTCTTACTTTGTTGCGGGAGTTCTTTCCACTAAAAAGGAAGTTCCTTTGTATTTGGAATCATTATCCAAAAACATTCCTACAAAAATTTTAGATCGTAATGGGCAGATGGTGAGTGAAATTTTCCAAAAAAGAACTTCCACCTTACGTTTGCAAGACTATCCAGAGGATATGATTTCCATACTTTTGAATATTGAAGATCAAAAGTTTTTCTTTCATGGTGGGATTGATTATTCGGCAATTCTTAGAGCATTTTTTAAAAACATAGTCAATTTAAGTTACAAACAAGGTGCCTCCACCATCACACAACAGTTAGCAAGAATTATCCTTGATGATCGTCGTAAAAGTTTGAATCGAAAGTGGCGAGAAGCCCAACTTGCTTTTGCTTTAGAGTCAGTGTTAACGAAAGAACAAATTTTAGAAATGTATATGAACCATGTTTATTTAGGTCATGGTGCCTTTGGATTTGGTGAGGGAATTAAATTCTATTTTCAAAAAAATCCAATGGAGTTGAGCAAGGAAGAAATGGTGTTACTCGCATCACTTCCTTCCGCACCTAACAAATACTCTCCATTAAAAAATCCAGAAGATTCATACACTCGTGTTCGTGCTATTTTACAGATGTTTCGCAATCGAGGCATTTATCCTAATTTAGATCGTGAAAAGTTCGTTAGTTTTTATCATAATCTTTCCACTCGTTCTCCGAATGAAACAGTTTTTGGTTCGAGACAAGACATTGCTCCTTATGTGACTGAACATGTGCGTGGAATTCTTTCTTCTTTAGAAGGGGATAAGAATATTTATGAAAGTGGTGGGTATACGGTAGAAACAACTTTGGACCGAGGGGCGCAAGAACTCATTGGTCCAATCGTTCGTGAATATTTGAGTCGGAATCGGAAGTCTGGAAAAATCCAAAAAAAACGAGTTCGAGTAAAGCCGGAATCACCTTTAGATTTAGCATTTCGCCAGAAGATGGAAGAAGTATCTATTTTAAACGAACTAGTATGGAACACAGATAGTTTGGAATCTGAAAAAGATACCAGTGCCGTCCAGGCTGCAATTGTTGGAATACAACCAAATACAGGTCAGGTGCTATTTTTGCATGGTGGTGAAGAGTTTAATTCACAAAACCAATTCAATCGTGCCACCCAAATGCGGAGACAAACCGGTAGTTCCATCAAAGCAGTGTTATATGCTTCTGCGATTGATGCTGGTGTGATCCAATCTGGTACAAGAATTTTGGATGCTCCTTTGTATTATCGTGGCGGTGGTGGAAAGGAATGGGCTCCTGAAAATTTAGGAGGAAGTTTTGATGGGGAGATTTCTCTTCGCACAGCACTTGTAAAATCGAAAAACACCGCAGCCGTCCAAGTCGCAGAACGATTGGGTACTGCCGGCATTGAACGTTATTTTACAAAATACTTTTTTCCAAATGATGCAGAAAAGAAAAATCGATACAGAGGGGATTTGTCTTTGGCTTTGGGAACATTGGAGATTTCTCCTTTGGAGATGGCATCCGCCTTTACAGGTTTTGTCAACCAAGGCACAGTCAAACGTCCTTATCTCATCCAAAGGATTAAAAATGCAAAAGGTGTGGTTCTGTATGAAGTGGGTGGAACTGATGAGTTTAAATTAAAACTCCCACCAGAGCGCCAAGTGATTCGTCCTGACACAGCAGAAGTAATGGTATCTTTATTACGTGATAGTGGTCGAGCTAGTGGAGTCAGAAACGGTGGTTATGCGGGAGATTTAATCGGTAAAACGGGAACTACAAATGATTACAAAGATGCTTGGTTTGTGGGAGCAAGGCCTGATTTAGCTTTGGCCGTTTGGGTTGGTTATGACAATCCAAAATTTGGAATGGGTCCGAGTGGACTTGGTGGAGCAGTGGCCGCTCCCCTTTGGGGAGAAATTGTTTCTTCTATTGATAAAAAAAATATAATTCCTAAAATCCAATTCAGCCAACCAGTTTATGCAAAACCATATAAGATCTGTTCGTTGACAGGAAAACAAGCAGGTGCCAATTGTCCAGTGGCAAATGAGTTGTATCTTTCTGATTATCCCCCTGAGGGAATTTGTACAGAAGACCATAAAGCAACACATTCAGAAAACAAAGATTTGATGAAAGGGTTGTATTAG
- a CDS encoding glutathione peroxidase, whose translation MKQGGSMQRKVLFAIFLLIGFHIYAGGKKMSFHDFKSVSIQGKDVSLSEYKGHPVLVVNVASKCGYTPQYEGLEKIHQSYKDKGLKVIGFPSNDFGGQEPGTESQIAEFCKLNFGVSFDLMKKTKVLGNDKDPIYQFLTENAKEKGDVKWNFEKFLIDKNGNVVGRFPSGTKPESTELKQAIENLL comes from the coding sequence ATGAAACAGGGGGGTTCCATGCAAAGAAAAGTTTTGTTTGCCATTTTTCTCTTAATCGGTTTTCATATCTATGCTGGAGGAAAAAAGATGTCATTCCACGATTTCAAATCTGTATCCATCCAAGGAAAGGACGTTTCCCTTTCTGAATATAAAGGACATCCCGTCCTGGTTGTCAATGTTGCGTCTAAATGTGGTTATACGCCACAATATGAAGGCCTTGAAAAAATTCACCAGTCTTACAAAGACAAAGGATTAAAAGTCATTGGCTTTCCTTCTAATGATTTTGGTGGCCAAGAACCAGGAACCGAATCTCAAATTGCCGAGTTTTGCAAACTAAACTTTGGGGTTAGTTTTGATCTGATGAAAAAAACAAAAGTTTTGGGAAATGATAAAGATCCAATTTACCAATTTTTAACAGAGAATGCAAAAGAAAAAGGGGATGTGAAGTGGAACTTCGAAAAATTCCTCATCGATAAAAATGGAAATGTTGTGGGGAGATTTCCTTCGGGAACCAAACCGGAATCTACGGAGTTAAAACAAGCCATTGAAAACCTTCTGTAA
- a CDS encoding ChaN family lipoprotein: MKTFCNRFLFSFWCVFFGFGISAEEVNSTVQIVRTSTAETVSISDILKESSKYNVIVLGEEHDNQDLHRFYESLFKEISDLEPTSLSLEMLEQDGQNIVNEFLKGTITESHFLSSTSHWKSFKTDYLPLVLIAKEKKCNVIAANPPRRYVNLISRKGLAAYREFSDSAIAYLPPAYSLEKYLTEDYKQRLTALFASGHGVSHGLTNQYLVLGQATWDQGMAESISREFYKSGKKVVHLNGRFHSDRKGGVVHRLREMGVSVLVISGFAKDREESQDFVKIADFVILTNVR, from the coding sequence TTGAAAACCTTCTGTAATCGATTTCTTTTTTCGTTTTGGTGTGTTTTTTTTGGATTTGGAATTTCTGCTGAGGAAGTAAATTCAACCGTACAAATTGTTCGGACATCCACGGCAGAAACCGTATCCATTTCCGATATTCTAAAAGAATCATCAAAATACAATGTCATTGTTTTGGGTGAAGAACATGATAACCAAGATCTCCATCGTTTTTATGAATCTTTGTTTAAAGAAATCTCTGATTTAGAGCCAACTTCCCTTTCTTTGGAAATGTTAGAACAGGACGGACAAAATATTGTAAACGAGTTTCTAAAAGGAACCATTACCGAGTCACATTTTTTATCTTCTACTTCTCATTGGAAATCGTTTAAAACCGACTACTTGCCGTTAGTTTTGATAGCAAAAGAAAAAAAATGCAATGTGATTGCAGCAAATCCTCCTCGTCGTTATGTAAATCTAATTTCACGAAAAGGTTTGGCCGCTTACCGCGAGTTTTCTGATTCGGCTATTGCCTATTTACCTCCGGCTTATAGTTTAGAAAAATATCTAACGGAAGATTACAAACAACGGTTAACTGCTTTGTTTGCCAGTGGACACGGAGTGAGTCACGGACTTACAAACCAATACTTGGTTCTCGGCCAAGCAACTTGGGACCAAGGTATGGCCGAATCGATTTCCAGGGAATTCTATAAATCGGGAAAAAAGGTGGTTCATTTGAATGGTCGATTTCATTCCGATCGCAAGGGTGGTGTCGTCCACAGACTACGAGAAATGGGAGTTTCGGTTCTTGTGATCTCCGGGTTTGCCAAAGATCGAGAAGAAAGCCAGGATTTTGTGAAAATCGCTGATTTTGTAATTTTAACAAACGTCCGATAA
- a CDS encoding transketolase, translating to MEKIEVAKKFAKDIRIQVIKMVTAANSGHPGGPLGLADIYAALYTSILNHDPKNPEWPERDRLILSNGHVCAVRYASMGLSGYFPVEDLLTFRNINSYLQGHPSTRYMKGIESSSGSLGQGLSVSVGLALGAKLKKETYKIYTCISDGECGEGMTWEAAQSAVHFKTDNLIAFMDRNYIQIDGNTEEVMKLEPLDKKFEMFGWNVINADGHNMEEIFAAFAKAKQHTGGPTLIVFRTILGKGVSYMENNPKWHGTPPNKEQEAQALAELV from the coding sequence ATGGAAAAAATTGAAGTCGCTAAGAAATTTGCAAAAGATATCCGAATCCAAGTCATCAAAATGGTTACGGCTGCCAACTCTGGTCACCCAGGTGGTCCCCTTGGTCTTGCTGATATCTATGCTGCACTTTATACTTCCATTTTAAATCATGATCCCAAAAATCCTGAATGGCCAGAAAGAGATCGCCTCATTCTTTCTAACGGCCACGTTTGTGCCGTACGTTATGCATCTATGGGACTTTCTGGATATTTCCCTGTAGAGGATCTGTTGACATTTCGTAATATCAATTCTTATCTCCAAGGACACCCTTCCACTCGTTATATGAAGGGAATCGAGTCTAGTTCTGGTTCTCTTGGACAAGGTTTGTCTGTATCAGTGGGACTTGCTCTCGGTGCAAAACTAAAAAAAGAGACATATAAAATTTATACGTGCATCTCTGATGGTGAATGCGGTGAAGGTATGACTTGGGAAGCAGCTCAATCGGCTGTTCACTTCAAAACTGACAACCTCATTGCTTTTATGGATCGTAATTACATCCAAATTGATGGTAATACAGAAGAAGTAATGAAGTTAGAACCATTAGATAAAAAGTTTGAGATGTTCGGTTGGAATGTAATCAATGCAGACGGACATAATATGGAAGAAATCTTTGCTGCATTTGCAAAAGCAAAACAACATACAGGTGGACCAACTCTCATTGTCTTTAGAACTATTTTAGGAAAAGGTGTTTCTTATATGGAAAACAATCCTAAATGGCATGGAACTCCTCCGAACAAAGAACAAGAAGCGCAAGCACTCGCAGAATTAGTATAA
- a CDS encoding SPL family radical SAM protein, protein MFKSFSHIYIEDGIRDHWRTKEILKRFPNAIPIPIRHYKDSFNRNSQNFRVQKETPKLILAEKKEHFLYPGSDFSPNFSHPHFYYNTIALNCIYDCEYCYLQGMFPSANLVLFVNWEDFFDATKEFIEKNQSLYLALSYDTDLLALESFFPATKAWLEFAATEPRLSLEIRTKSTNYSQIAQFSPNPNVILAWTISPQAIIETIEHGTPPLHARIKVINQAIQDGWKVRICIDPILRVPNWKTHYQSLADTLGKELKIDGLVDISIGGFRMNIDFLKRMMDVRKDSSILFHAFEKKDKIVSYSNSETEEILELMSSTLRQYVSPSEIKVSYT, encoded by the coding sequence ATGTTTAAGTCATTCTCTCATATTTATATTGAAGATGGGATTCGAGATCATTGGAGGACCAAAGAGATATTAAAACGTTTTCCCAATGCCATCCCCATTCCCATCAGACATTACAAAGATAGTTTTAATCGAAATTCCCAAAACTTTCGGGTCCAAAAAGAAACACCTAAGTTAATTTTAGCAGAAAAAAAAGAACATTTTCTGTATCCAGGAAGTGATTTTTCTCCTAACTTCTCTCATCCACATTTTTATTATAATACAATCGCTCTCAATTGTATTTATGACTGTGAATATTGTTACCTACAAGGAATGTTTCCTTCCGCCAATCTCGTGTTATTTGTCAATTGGGAAGATTTTTTTGATGCCACAAAAGAATTTATAGAAAAAAACCAATCTCTGTATTTGGCTTTGTCGTACGATACCGATCTTTTGGCTTTGGAGTCATTTTTTCCTGCAACCAAAGCCTGGTTAGAATTTGCCGCAACCGAACCAAGATTAAGTTTAGAAATTCGCACAAAGTCGACTAACTACAGTCAAATTGCTCAATTCTCACCCAATCCGAATGTGATTTTGGCTTGGACCATCAGCCCACAAGCCATCATTGAAACCATAGAACATGGAACTCCACCACTTCATGCAAGGATCAAGGTTATCAACCAAGCAATCCAAGACGGTTGGAAGGTCCGAATTTGTATTGATCCAATCTTAAGAGTTCCGAATTGGAAAACCCATTACCAATCGTTAGCTGATACATTAGGGAAAGAACTAAAAATAGATGGCCTGGTTGACATCAGTATTGGTGGATTTAGAATGAATATTGATTTTTTAAAGCGAATGATGGATGTAAGAAAGGACTCTTCCATTTTATTTCATGCTTTTGAAAAAAAAGATAAAATTGTTTCCTATTCAAATTCAGAAACGGAAGAAATTTTAGAACTTATGTCATCGACACTTCGCCAATACGTTTCTCCTTCAGAAATAAAAGTAAGTTATACCTGA
- a CDS encoding phosphorylase, translating into MSALFFAVLSEAKPWITKLQAKPISHLGKFRIFQKENHYIIISGTGKLSAALAVSEFAHILSKPDRNQMKIWNLGIAGSNSNELSLGDFLWIHKITDAGTKRDFYPDRIEKSKFTKETTLTTFDRPITKNEDSDRFLFLSQEELKGIQLIDMEGSGFFEAASLYFPLENISLGKLVSDHLEGTFCKAETVESMMAEKMEGLFDEWTSPLPWTGIDSIETFDWPLVESFIQNLRLTETMKHDLKKSIRFFRLRNPNTSLPFPEESLKIHLKSKSDLKEFFEQWRESLHV; encoded by the coding sequence ATGTCTGCATTGTTTTTCGCTGTTCTTTCTGAGGCCAAACCTTGGATCACAAAACTACAAGCGAAACCCATTTCCCATTTGGGGAAATTTCGAATTTTCCAAAAAGAAAATCATTATATCATTATTTCTGGAACAGGCAAACTTTCTGCGGCATTGGCTGTCTCCGAATTTGCCCATATTCTCTCGAAACCAGATCGAAACCAAATGAAAATTTGGAATTTAGGAATTGCAGGTTCAAACAGTAACGAACTCTCGTTAGGTGATTTTTTATGGATTCATAAAATCACTGATGCAGGAACAAAAAGAGATTTTTATCCAGATCGAATTGAAAAATCAAAATTCACAAAAGAAACAACCTTAACCACATTTGACAGACCCATTACCAAAAATGAAGATTCCGATCGATTTTTATTTCTCTCCCAAGAGGAGTTAAAAGGAATCCAATTGATTGATATGGAAGGGTCCGGTTTTTTTGAAGCTGCCTCTTTATACTTTCCATTAGAAAATATTTCTCTTGGAAAATTAGTTTCAGATCATCTGGAAGGAACCTTTTGTAAGGCCGAAACTGTAGAATCCATGATGGCAGAAAAGATGGAAGGACTATTCGATGAATGGACTTCCCCCCTCCCTTGGACAGGAATTGATTCGATTGAAACTTTCGATTGGCCATTGGTGGAATCATTCATTCAAAACCTTCGCCTAACGGAAACAATGAAACATGATTTAAAAAAATCAATTCGGTTTTTCCGATTACGGAATCCAAACACAAGTCTTCCTTTTCCAGAGGAATCTCTTAAAATCCATTTAAAATCCAAATCTGATCTCAAAGAATTCTTTGAACAGTGGAGAGAGTCTCTACATGTTTAA